A portion of the Flavobacterium limnophilum genome contains these proteins:
- a CDS encoding response regulator transcription factor produces the protein MENVNKRILLVEDDLNFGAVLKDYLMLNDFDVTLAKNGMEGFEKFKKDTYDLCILDVMMPYKDGYTLAKEIREKNQEVPIIFLTAKSMKEDVLKGYKAGADDYLNKPFDSEVLLMKIRAIIQRKSSTTQAEPVQFEFNVGKFHLNSKLRFLSIGDEEPVKLSPKENELLKMLILHENDLMPRELALTKIWRDDNYFTSRSMDVYIAKLRKYLKLDPNVEILNIHGEGFRLVVKK, from the coding sequence ATGGAAAATGTAAATAAAAGAATACTTTTAGTTGAAGATGACTTGAATTTTGGAGCCGTTCTAAAAGATTATTTGATGCTGAATGATTTTGATGTCACTTTGGCAAAAAACGGAATGGAAGGCTTTGAAAAATTCAAAAAAGACACTTATGATTTGTGTATTTTGGACGTAATGATGCCCTATAAAGACGGATATACTTTGGCCAAAGAAATCAGGGAAAAAAATCAAGAAGTGCCAATTATTTTCTTGACGGCAAAATCCATGAAAGAAGATGTGCTAAAAGGATATAAAGCTGGAGCCGATGATTATTTAAACAAACCCTTTGACTCTGAGGTTTTGTTGATGAAAATCAGAGCTATTATTCAAAGAAAATCATCTACAACTCAAGCAGAACCAGTTCAGTTTGAATTTAATGTAGGTAAATTTCATTTGAATTCAAAACTTCGATTTTTGTCAATTGGAGATGAAGAACCAGTAAAATTATCCCCAAAAGAAAACGAATTATTAAAAATGTTGATTCTTCACGAAAACGATTTGATGCCAAGAGAATTAGCCTTGACCAAAATATGGAGAGACGACAACTATTTCACTTCCAGAAGTATGGACGTTTATATCGCTAAATTAAGAAAATATCTCAAATTAGATCCAAACGTGGAAATCCTAAACATTCATGGCGAAGGATTTAGATTGGTGGTTAAAAAATAA
- a CDS encoding ion transporter, whose translation MRKPKSQLNLLRQRIHIIIYGTNTVAGRLFDLILLGLILLSVFLVMLETVKGFDAKYHQILIVLEWIITGFFTLEYLLRIATTNRPRKYIFSFFGIIDLLAILPMYLSLFFFGSKVFSTIRALRLLRLFKILNHPKFTGQSLHLLNALKASRGKITVFLYFVLISTIIIGSIMYVVEGEENGFTSIPMSIYWTIVTLTTVGYGDISPGTPLGQFIASLVMILGYGIIAVPTGIVTAEFTRAAKKIDADKNPCKNCGTEDHLENAKFCHHCGHSLEHK comes from the coding sequence ATGCGCAAACCAAAATCACAACTTAACCTTCTCAGGCAAAGAATCCATATCATCATTTATGGTACAAATACTGTAGCTGGAAGATTATTCGACCTGATTCTTTTAGGCCTGATTCTCTTGAGCGTCTTTTTGGTAATGCTGGAAACCGTAAAAGGATTTGATGCCAAATACCACCAAATACTCATCGTTCTCGAATGGATTATCACCGGTTTTTTCACCCTCGAATACTTGCTGCGAATCGCCACCACCAATAGACCCCGAAAATACATTTTCAGTTTCTTTGGCATCATCGATTTACTGGCCATTTTGCCAATGTATTTATCTCTTTTCTTTTTTGGTTCAAAAGTTTTTTCAACTATTCGCGCCCTTAGATTATTGCGATTATTCAAAATATTAAATCATCCAAAATTCACGGGACAATCACTTCATTTGTTAAATGCGCTAAAAGCCAGCCGAGGAAAAATCACTGTTTTTCTCTATTTTGTCCTCATTAGCACCATCATTATTGGCTCGATAATGTACGTTGTCGAAGGCGAAGAAAACGGATTTACCAGCATCCCGATGAGTATTTATTGGACCATCGTGACCTTGACAACCGTGGGTTATGGCGACATTTCGCCCGGAACACCTTTGGGACAATTCATCGCTTCGTTAGTCATGATTTTGGGTTACGGAATCATTGCCGTTCCCACTGGAATTGTAACCGCTGAATTTACCAGAGCCGCCAAAAAAATTGATGCCGATAAAAATCCTTGCAAAAATTGTGGTACCGAAGATCATCTTGAAAATGCAAAATTTTGCCATCATTGCGGACATAGTTTAGAACATAAATAA
- a CDS encoding acyl-[acyl-carrier-protein] thioesterase: MPISPNFTSIFSKDWEINFTQCLPNGYLKYTDLCNILQLTAAAHSEVGGISFSDMQEFNQAWVLSRMRVEIKELPQWKDVVTVKTWINTLENSRSVRALELYVNGKKMVGCETFWAVFNTKIRRPEALALPFEHFELYPDQKATEKPFSKINFNSETEMVFEKTVALSDLDIVNHVNNVKYLEWCLDFLDVELILNQKIESFEMNFLKELSLKDQVAIHENLNKDSMIFSITKDDKTCFALQLNLE; encoded by the coding sequence ATGCCCATTTCACCTAACTTCACTTCCATATTCAGCAAAGATTGGGAGATTAATTTCACCCAATGTCTTCCCAACGGCTATTTAAAATACACGGATTTGTGCAACATTTTGCAGTTAACTGCTGCGGCTCATTCTGAAGTGGGTGGCATCAGTTTTTCGGATATGCAGGAATTCAATCAGGCTTGGGTTTTGAGCCGAATGCGTGTTGAAATCAAGGAATTACCCCAATGGAAAGACGTCGTGACGGTAAAAACCTGGATCAACACACTAGAAAATTCTCGTTCGGTTCGTGCTTTGGAATTGTATGTCAACGGCAAGAAAATGGTAGGCTGCGAAACTTTTTGGGCGGTTTTCAACACTAAAATAAGAAGACCGGAAGCCTTGGCTTTACCATTTGAACATTTTGAATTGTATCCAGACCAGAAAGCAACCGAAAAGCCTTTCTCCAAAATCAACTTTAACAGCGAAACCGAAATGGTCTTCGAAAAAACTGTGGCGCTTTCGGATTTAGACATTGTCAACCACGTGAACAATGTGAAATATTTGGAATGGTGCTTGGATTTTTTGGACGTAGAATTGATTTTAAATCAAAAAATTGAAAGTTTTGAAATGAATTTCTTGAAGGAATTATCATTAAAAGACCAAGTGGCCATTCACGAAAATTTGAATAAGGATTCCATGATTTTCAGCATTACCAAAGACGATAAAACCTGTTTTGCTTTGCAATTGAACTTGGAATAA
- a CDS encoding 3-hydroxyacyl-CoA dehydrogenase family protein: MKIIAVIGAGTMGNGIAHTFAQSGFTVKLIDVSEKALDKGMATIFANLDRMVAKGTISKEDKFKTLNNIITYTDIEDGVVGVDLVVEAASENVELKLNIFKKLNEFCSHNTIFATNTSSISITQIGAIVAHPERVIGMHFMNPVPLMPLVEVIRGNKTSDEVTKIIMTLAEKLGKTPVEVNDFPGFVTNRILMPMINESIETLDNKVAGVYEIDTVMKLGMGHPMGPLQLADFIGLDVCLAILNVMHDGFKNPKYAPCPLLVNMVRAGKLGVKSGEGFYDYSKSKKAEKVSKQFN; this comes from the coding sequence ATGAAAATAATAGCCGTTATCGGGGCAGGAACAATGGGCAATGGCATTGCGCATACTTTTGCACAAAGTGGTTTCACCGTAAAACTGATTGATGTTTCCGAGAAAGCTTTAGACAAAGGAATGGCGACTATTTTTGCCAACTTAGACCGAATGGTGGCCAAAGGAACCATTTCTAAGGAAGACAAATTCAAAACCTTAAATAACATTATTACCTATACCGATATTGAAGACGGTGTTGTAGGCGTGGATTTGGTTGTCGAAGCAGCCTCTGAAAATGTGGAATTAAAGCTGAATATCTTCAAGAAATTGAATGAATTTTGTTCGCACAATACCATTTTTGCTACCAATACTTCTTCTATTTCCATCACTCAAATTGGAGCTATCGTGGCTCATCCGGAACGTGTTATCGGGATGCACTTTATGAATCCCGTTCCTTTAATGCCTTTGGTGGAAGTGATTCGCGGTAACAAAACGAGTGATGAAGTGACCAAAATCATTATGACTTTAGCCGAAAAATTGGGTAAAACTCCCGTTGAAGTCAACGATTTTCCCGGTTTTGTCACCAACCGAATTTTGATGCCGATGATCAACGAATCGATCGAAACCTTGGACAACAAAGTGGCTGGCGTTTATGAAATCGACACCGTGATGAAACTTGGAATGGGACACCCAATGGGGCCTTTACAATTAGCTGATTTTATTGGTCTTGATGTATGTTTGGCAATCCTTAACGTAATGCACGATGGGTTCAAAAATCCGAAATATGCCCCTTGTCCTTTATTGGTCAATATGGTTCGCGCCGGAAAATTGGGAGTGAAATCTGGAGAAGGTTTTTATGATTATAGTAAAAGCAAGAAAGCGGAAAAAGTTTCGAAACAGTTTAATTAA
- the coaE gene encoding dephospho-CoA kinase (Dephospho-CoA kinase (CoaE) performs the final step in coenzyme A biosynthesis.), with translation MTKIIGLTGGIGSGKTTIANHFMAAGVPVYIADDEARKIMQSAEIIEEIKQTFGTAIFENGILNRQKLAEIVFNNPEKLKLLNGIIHPAVKKHFANWISNHNKAPFIIYEAAILFESGSYKNCDKIITVTAPLETRIQRVIQRDNTSRENVLKRIKMQWNDNQRIVESDFVVENIDPKITEIEVGKILKILKNS, from the coding sequence ATGACAAAAATAATTGGATTGACGGGAGGCATTGGCAGTGGAAAAACCACTATTGCCAATCATTTTATGGCAGCGGGTGTTCCTGTTTACATTGCCGATGACGAAGCCAGAAAGATTATGCAATCAGCCGAAATTATTGAGGAAATCAAGCAAACTTTTGGAACAGCTATTTTTGAGAATGGAATTTTGAACAGGCAAAAACTGGCCGAAATTGTATTCAATAATCCAGAAAAATTAAAACTACTCAATGGCATTATTCATCCTGCCGTAAAAAAACATTTCGCAAATTGGATTTCAAACCACAACAAGGCTCCATTTATTATTTACGAAGCTGCAATTTTATTTGAAAGTGGGAGTTATAAAAATTGTGACAAAATAATAACAGTCACTGCACCATTGGAAACTAGGATTCAAAGAGTGATTCAACGCGACAATACCAGTCGTGAAAATGTTTTGAAAAGAATAAAAATGCAATGGAACGACAATCAGCGCATTGTCGAAAGTGATTTTGTTGTCGAAAATATTGATCCCAAAATCACGGAAATTGAAGTGGGAAAAATTCTTAAAATTTTGAAGAATTCCTAG
- a CDS encoding outer membrane beta-barrel protein has translation MKYSLFLILFCLKMSYGQEKTKTSLAFKPEFNLYAIAPINFGDNYLAKANKPHIGIGINFNFIQVQHFKLGMGYDFISYSITDVSKAGNIGSSRYNSVYGLLGYEIKLSNEIYLQPYLGFGSVKLNFKSGNKSFGHQTGNDFRIGFNVDYKLDKTISAFAGLGYVSTGYNINTAPEYVSFYDNSKMLQINIGLKIN, from the coding sequence ATGAAATATAGCCTTTTCTTAATTTTATTCTGCCTGAAAATGTCGTATGGGCAAGAAAAAACTAAAACTTCCTTGGCTTTTAAACCAGAATTTAATCTCTATGCCATAGCTCCAATTAATTTTGGAGACAATTATTTAGCAAAAGCCAATAAACCCCATATTGGAATAGGCATAAATTTCAACTTTATTCAGGTCCAACATTTTAAACTGGGAATGGGGTACGATTTTATTAGTTATTCCATAACAGACGTTTCCAAAGCCGGAAATATTGGAAGTAGCCGATATAATTCTGTTTATGGACTCTTGGGATATGAAATCAAACTTTCAAATGAAATTTATTTACAGCCCTATTTGGGTTTTGGTTCCGTAAAATTAAATTTTAAATCTGGAAACAAAAGTTTTGGACATCAAACAGGAAATGATTTTAGAATTGGATTCAACGTTGATTATAAATTAGACAAAACCATTTCAGCTTTTGCCGGATTGGGCTATGTCTCCACAGGTTACAACATCAATACTGCTCCAGAATATGTCTCTTTTTATGACAATTCTAAAATGCTCCAAATAAATATTGGATTAAAAATAAATTAA
- a CDS encoding YggS family pyridoxal phosphate-dependent enzyme: MSIAQNLLKIKSSLPSTVTLVAVSKTKPIPDLKEAYDAGQRIFGENKIQEMAEKWEAMPKDIQWHMIGHVQTNKVKFMAQFVNLIHGVDSLKLLEEINKQAQKNNRIIDCLLQIYIAEEETKFGLDEEELNEILASSAFKEMKNIRIVGLMGMATFTENQNQIKKEFTHLKTIFDKLQPLNTENCQLNTISMGMSGDYQLAIECGSTMVRIGSSIFGGR; encoded by the coding sequence ATGTCAATAGCACAAAACCTCCTCAAAATAAAATCCTCTTTACCATCAACCGTAACTCTTGTTGCTGTTTCTAAAACCAAACCTATTCCCGATTTGAAGGAAGCTTATGATGCAGGTCAACGCATTTTTGGCGAAAACAAAATCCAGGAAATGGCCGAAAAATGGGAAGCGATGCCAAAAGACATTCAATGGCATATGATTGGTCACGTCCAGACGAACAAGGTGAAATTTATGGCACAATTTGTGAACTTGATTCACGGCGTGGATAGTTTGAAATTATTGGAAGAAATCAACAAACAAGCCCAAAAAAACAATAGAATTATTGATTGTTTATTGCAAATTTATATTGCCGAAGAAGAAACAAAATTTGGTCTTGATGAAGAAGAGCTCAACGAGATTCTGGCTTCCTCAGCATTCAAGGAAATGAAAAACATTCGAATCGTTGGATTAATGGGAATGGCGACTTTTACGGAAAACCAAAACCAAATCAAGAAAGAATTCACGCATTTGAAAACGATTTTCGACAAGCTACAACCTCTGAACACTGAAAACTGCCAACTGAACACTATCTCGATGGGAATGTCAGGCGATTATCAACTTGCAATTGAATGCGGAAGTACGATGGTTCGAATAGGAAGTAGTATCTTTGGGGGACGATAA
- a CDS encoding exonuclease domain-containing protein, with protein MYAILDIETTGGQFNEEGITEIAIYKFDGHEIVDQFISLVNPEIPIQPFVVKLTGINNAMLRSAPKFFEVAKRIIEMTNDCVLVAHNADFDYRILRTEFRRLGYDFNVKTLCTVELSKNLLPEQPSHSLGKLVRALGIPMADRHRASGDAMATVKLFKMLLDKDLNKEIVKELIKFEIQKGIAPKLMDIVESLPSKTGVYYIHREDGSLIFIGKSRNIRKRVNQHFTGITKSAKKIQNEVFTVTYEETGSELIALLKESEEIKIHRPIYNRMSPKSNFSWAIYAEKDANGYLNLKLQKADRRKKEIKSYTSQQEGKEALFRISSHYNLCQKLTGLYETKTHCFQHTINECDGACVGKISALEYNERVQAFIEKNLFDNKTLAILDRGRSITERSVIFVEKGVYKGYAFYDLNYQINTIEILRNIITPMPSNRDTRNSIQSYMRKSKTIKIINF; from the coding sequence TTGTACGCAATACTCGACATAGAAACCACTGGAGGACAATTCAACGAAGAAGGAATAACGGAAATTGCCATTTATAAATTTGATGGCCACGAAATCGTGGACCAATTCATCAGTTTGGTCAATCCTGAAATCCCGATTCAACCGTTTGTGGTCAAATTGACAGGCATTAATAACGCAATGTTGCGCTCGGCTCCAAAGTTTTTTGAAGTGGCCAAGCGCATTATCGAAATGACGAACGATTGTGTTCTTGTAGCCCACAATGCCGATTTTGATTATCGAATTCTGCGCACTGAATTTCGACGTTTGGGCTATGATTTTAATGTTAAAACGCTTTGCACGGTCGAATTATCCAAAAATTTATTGCCCGAGCAACCTTCGCATAGTTTGGGAAAACTGGTTCGTGCTTTGGGAATTCCAATGGCGGACAGACATCGCGCCAGTGGAGACGCCATGGCAACCGTAAAGTTGTTCAAAATGCTTTTGGACAAAGATTTGAATAAAGAAATTGTCAAAGAACTCATCAAGTTTGAAATTCAAAAAGGAATTGCTCCCAAATTGATGGATATCGTCGAGAGTTTGCCATCAAAAACAGGAGTTTATTATATTCATCGAGAAGACGGAAGCCTTATATTCATTGGCAAAAGCCGAAACATTCGAAAAAGGGTCAATCAGCATTTTACGGGAATCACCAAAAGTGCCAAGAAAATCCAGAACGAAGTTTTTACCGTGACTTATGAAGAAACGGGAAGCGAATTGATTGCCCTTTTGAAAGAATCCGAAGAAATCAAAATTCATAGACCGATTTATAATCGAATGTCGCCAAAAAGCAATTTTTCCTGGGCAATTTATGCCGAAAAAGATGCCAACGGTTACCTGAATTTAAAGTTGCAAAAAGCGGACAGAAGGAAAAAAGAAATAAAATCATACACTTCACAGCAAGAAGGAAAAGAGGCGCTGTTTCGCATCAGTTCCCATTATAATCTATGTCAAAAACTGACCGGTTTATATGAAACCAAAACGCATTGTTTTCAGCACACCATCAACGAATGCGACGGTGCTTGCGTTGGAAAAATCTCCGCTTTGGAATACAACGAACGTGTCCAAGCCTTTATAGAAAAGAATTTGTTCGACAATAAAACTTTGGCAATTCTCGACAGAGGCCGCTCGATTACAGAGCGCAGCGTCATTTTTGTAGAAAAAGGCGTTTATAAAGGATATGCCTTTTACGATTTGAATTACCAAATCAACACCATCGAGATTTTAAGAAACATCATCACGCCAATGCCAAGCAATCGCGATACTCGAAACAGTATTCAAAGTTATATGCGAAAGTCAAAAACAATCAAGATTATAAATTTTTAA
- a CDS encoding Ig-like domain-containing protein: MKRITLILCILFSLISCEIQYDGETKIVVTGKIIDQNGNPIPEKNIDITIYSDDMYTPSDLISYGKSDQNGNFTLIFPAPKVDYKFSVSINNLINQTSEFQAKEIIAKKINFENYKLDLDKITLYKRESITTLKLILNHTSTNKQLKDIEIEGKQANSYIDLNPLQNNSDYLNTYYSVVKNQTILLKYTIIDHSNAATPTAHSISIPIINDAVTYTITY; the protein is encoded by the coding sequence ATGAAACGAATAACGCTTATTCTTTGCATTCTCTTTTCCCTAATTTCTTGCGAAATTCAATACGATGGTGAAACCAAAATCGTAGTTACAGGAAAAATTATCGATCAAAATGGAAATCCAATTCCTGAAAAAAATATTGATATTACAATCTATAGTGATGATATGTACACCCCAAGTGATTTAATTTCCTATGGAAAATCCGACCAAAACGGAAATTTTACTTTGATTTTTCCAGCCCCAAAAGTAGATTATAAATTTTCGGTCTCCATTAATAATCTAATCAATCAAACGAGCGAATTTCAGGCTAAAGAGATAATTGCAAAGAAAATTAATTTCGAAAACTACAAGTTGGATTTAGATAAAATCACCTTATATAAAAGAGAATCCATTACAACTCTCAAGTTAATTTTAAATCACACTTCTACAAACAAGCAATTAAAGGACATCGAAATAGAAGGAAAACAGGCCAATAGTTATATTGACTTAAATCCATTACAAAACAATTCGGATTATTTAAACACCTATTATTCTGTAGTAAAAAACCAAACCATTCTCTTAAAATACACAATCATAGATCATTCAAATGCTGCCACACCTACTGCTCATAGCATCTCTATTCCCATAATCAATGATGCCGTAACCTATACAATTACCTACTAG
- the miaA gene encoding tRNA (adenosine(37)-N6)-dimethylallyltransferase MiaA, with amino-acid sequence MKYLITIVGPTAIGKTSLSIVLAQHFNCDIISCDSRQFFKEMQIGTAVPTTEELAGAQHHFIQNKSILENYTVGDFEKEAIAKLDELFLTNDYAVMVGGSGLYVDAVLKGFDDFPEIEASVREEVTSNYEKSGIEYLQTELEKRDPKYFEVVAKENPQRMMRALEVCIGTGKPYSSFLNLKKNTRNFTPILIGLEAERSVIYDRINQRVDIMISEGLLAEAKDLFPHKNLNALQTVGYRELFSYFEGEISLEFAIEEIKKNTRRFAKRQLTWFKRNEETKWFDYLTDRKKIIEFVKLKTQTSYK; translated from the coding sequence ATGAAATACTTAATTACCATCGTCGGACCAACAGCCATAGGAAAAACTTCCTTGAGCATTGTTTTGGCGCAACATTTCAATTGCGACATCATTTCCTGCGACAGCCGACAATTTTTCAAGGAAATGCAAATTGGCACCGCCGTTCCCACAACCGAAGAATTGGCAGGAGCTCAACATCATTTCATACAAAACAAATCGATTTTAGAGAATTATACTGTTGGCGATTTCGAAAAAGAAGCCATTGCCAAACTAGACGAATTGTTTCTAACCAATGATTATGCAGTTATGGTTGGCGGTTCCGGGTTGTATGTCGATGCCGTTTTGAAAGGCTTTGACGATTTTCCCGAAATTGAGGCTTCGGTTCGGGAAGAAGTCACTTCCAACTATGAAAAATCAGGAATCGAATATTTGCAAACCGAATTAGAAAAACGAGATCCAAAATATTTTGAAGTCGTTGCCAAAGAAAATCCACAACGAATGATGCGCGCCTTGGAAGTTTGTATCGGAACTGGAAAACCTTATTCTTCGTTTCTAAACCTAAAAAAAAACACTCGCAACTTCACTCCCATCCTCATTGGTTTGGAAGCCGAAAGAAGCGTGATTTACGACAGAATCAACCAGCGCGTGGATATTATGATTAGCGAAGGTTTGTTGGCGGAAGCCAAAGATTTATTTCCACACAAAAACTTGAATGCGTTGCAAACGGTGGGTTACCGAGAATTGTTCAGCTATTTTGAAGGTGAAATATCCTTGGAATTTGCCATCGAAGAAATCAAAAAAAACACCAGACGATTTGCCAAAAGACAACTCACCTGGTTCAAAAGAAATGAAGAAACAAAGTGGTTTGATTATTTGACGGATAGAAAAAAAATTATAGAATTCGTGAAATTAAAAACGCAAACTTCTTACAAATAA
- a CDS encoding Gfo/Idh/MocA family protein, whose amino-acid sequence MLRVGVLGAGHLGKIHLRLLQQSEKYELVGFYDENQENGEKVAKEFGYKQFSTIASLIHAVDVIDIVTPTLSHYKCAKVSIKSGKHVFIEKPISNTVAEAEEIIALANEYNVKGQVGHVERFNPAFKATKDMIENPMFIETHRLAEFNPRGTDVPVVLDLMIHDIDAILSVVNSKVKDVHASGVSVISETPDIANARIEFENGCVANLTASRISLKNMRKSRFFQKDAYISVDFLEKKCEVVKMKDAPEIPGDFDIILQNAEGVKKQIYFSNPDVEQNNAILDELESFADAINNDTTPIVTLEQATEALRVAYQIIDCFKK is encoded by the coding sequence ATGTTAAGAGTAGGAGTTTTAGGTGCGGGGCATCTTGGAAAAATACATTTACGATTATTACAACAATCTGAAAAATACGAATTAGTTGGTTTTTACGACGAAAACCAAGAAAATGGAGAGAAAGTAGCCAAAGAATTTGGATACAAACAGTTCTCCACAATAGCCAGTTTAATACACGCTGTTGATGTTATCGACATCGTCACCCCCACCCTTTCCCATTACAAATGTGCCAAAGTTTCCATCAAATCGGGCAAACACGTTTTTATAGAAAAACCTATTTCAAATACCGTTGCCGAAGCCGAAGAAATTATTGCCTTGGCCAATGAATACAATGTAAAAGGTCAAGTAGGTCACGTCGAAAGATTTAATCCTGCGTTCAAAGCAACAAAGGATATGATTGAAAATCCAATGTTTATTGAAACGCATCGTTTGGCCGAATTCAATCCTCGTGGCACTGATGTTCCCGTAGTTTTAGACTTGATGATTCACGATATCGATGCGATTTTGAGCGTTGTCAATTCCAAAGTGAAAGACGTTCACGCCAGTGGAGTTTCTGTTATTAGTGAAACTCCCGATATTGCCAATGCCCGAATTGAATTCGAAAATGGTTGTGTGGCTAATTTAACTGCGAGCCGAATTTCCTTGAAAAATATGCGTAAATCGCGTTTCTTTCAAAAAGACGCTTACATATCGGTAGATTTCTTGGAGAAAAAATGCGAGGTTGTAAAAATGAAAGACGCTCCAGAAATCCCCGGCGATTTTGACATTATTCTACAAAATGCAGAAGGCGTAAAAAAACAAATCTACTTTTCGAATCCCGACGTGGAGCAAAACAACGCCATCTTGGATGAATTGGAATCCTTTGCCGATGCCATTAATAATGACACTACTCCTATCGTAACTTTGGAACAAGCCACGGAAGCTTTGAGAGTGGCATATCAAATTATTGATTGTTTCAAGAAGTAA
- a CDS encoding sensor histidine kinase: MNKMFFKILVLLMSLSLIGIILVQVYWFNTSFQNNDEQFKYHVKQVIGNVADKLQQQEAFTFIDKYNKFKDSTGKVPQKDDLLEFYYIQKNHETNTTTVYSSSIKSEDYDISSTFFGKKLDSVKIKSFNSKRVTEVYNNNKIDNSGIQQKLVPDVKIEKSGNLDVLANAQFEMFFKDIASTMPLQERVTKEALQKLLKMQLEEYGVNTKFEFGIYSNGLATKVKSDGFRYDKNSTYSIPIFSDNEGNNKYQLLVSFPHKKKFLLTELMGITLLSIIFTLIIIIAYTSALNQLIRQRHISEIKSDFINNMTHEFKTPIATINLALDAIKNPKIIEDKEKVFKYLQMIKDENKRMHAQVENVLRISKLEKKELDISKEPTNIQEVIDDAIEHVGLILEDRQGSITKHFNAVRTSVLLNEVHFINVIVNILENAIKYSPNIPKIEIFTENVKDFLIIKVKDNGVGMSKIAQKRVFEKFYREHTGDLHDVKGHGLGLAYVKRIIDDHNGQIFVESEKGKGSTFIIKIPLIN, translated from the coding sequence ATGAATAAAATGTTTTTTAAAATACTGGTGCTACTAATGAGTTTGTCCTTGATTGGGATAATTCTGGTTCAAGTTTATTGGTTCAATACCTCATTTCAAAATAACGACGAGCAGTTTAAATATCATGTTAAGCAGGTCATTGGTAATGTGGCAGACAAGCTCCAACAGCAAGAAGCATTCACTTTTATTGACAAGTACAACAAGTTTAAGGACAGTACGGGGAAAGTTCCCCAAAAAGATGATTTACTGGAGTTTTATTATATTCAGAAGAATCATGAAACGAATACGACAACAGTATATTCAAGCAGCATAAAATCTGAAGATTATGATATATCTTCCACGTTCTTTGGAAAAAAATTAGATAGTGTAAAAATCAAAAGTTTCAATTCAAAGCGAGTTACCGAAGTTTACAACAACAATAAAATAGATAATTCGGGCATTCAGCAAAAATTGGTCCCTGATGTAAAGATTGAAAAATCTGGGAATTTGGATGTTTTGGCCAATGCTCAGTTTGAAATGTTCTTTAAGGATATTGCTTCAACAATGCCACTGCAAGAAAGAGTCACAAAAGAGGCTTTGCAAAAGTTGTTGAAAATGCAATTGGAAGAATATGGCGTTAACACTAAATTCGAGTTTGGCATTTACAGCAACGGATTGGCCACAAAAGTAAAATCGGATGGGTTTAGATATGATAAAAACAGTACCTATTCCATTCCGATATTTTCTGACAATGAGGGGAATAACAAGTATCAATTATTAGTTTCATTTCCTCATAAAAAGAAGTTCCTGCTTACGGAATTAATGGGAATAACATTGTTGTCCATCATTTTTACGCTGATAATTATCATTGCTTATACAAGCGCCCTGAATCAATTGATTCGCCAGCGTCATATTTCTGAAATCAAATCCGATTTTATCAACAATATGACCCATGAGTTTAAAACGCCTATAGCAACAATAAATTTGGCTTTGGATGCCATAAAAAATCCAAAGATTATCGAAGACAAAGAAAAGGTGTTCAAATATCTCCAGATGATCAAGGACGAGAATAAGCGAATGCATGCCCAAGTGGAAAATGTATTGCGTATTTCAAAATTGGAAAAGAAAGAGTTAGATATAAGCAAGGAACCAACAAATATTCAAGAGGTTATTGATGATGCCATTGAACATGTAGGTTTGATTTTGGAAGATAGACAAGGGTCAATAACGAAACATTTTAATGCTGTTAGAACCAGTGTTTTGCTAAATGAAGTTCATTTTATTAACGTGATTGTAAATATATTAGAGAATGCCATCAAGTATTCGCCCAATATTCCGAAAATTGAAATTTTCACGGAAAACGTAAAAGATTTCTTGATTATAAAGGTGAAGGACAATGGAGTAGGGATGAGTAAAATAGCCCAGAAAAGAGTTTTCGAAAAATTTTATAGAGAACATACTGGAGATTTACATGATGTCAAAGGCCACGGTTTGGGCTTGGCTTATGTAAAAAGAATAATAGACGACCATAACGGTCAAATTTTTGTAGAAAGTGAAAAGGGGAAGGGAAGTACCTTTATAATAAAAATACCATTAATAAATTAA